From the Mycoplasmatota bacterium genome, one window contains:
- the rimM gene encoding ribosome maturation factor RimM, which yields MSEYYVIGTIVSTHALKGEVKIYSTTDFRVERYQVGNTLYIKKDNQMIEVIIKSYRPHKDYELVSFENYNDINTVLPLVKCKIYVGGDNVQSLDEDEYYYRELFNCSVYHEDQLIGKVVDVVNYGASDILIIQDEKNKEVMIPFVNDFILEVDTEKRKIQIEVIEGLLHHED from the coding sequence ATGAGTGAATATTATGTAATTGGTACAATCGTATCAACTCATGCATTAAAAGGTGAAGTGAAAATATATTCAACAACAGATTTTAGAGTTGAGCGTTATCAAGTAGGAAATACTTTATATATTAAAAAAGACAACCAGATGATAGAAGTAATAATTAAATCTTATCGTCCGCATAAAGATTATGAACTGGTTTCATTTGAAAATTATAATGATATAAACACAGTATTGCCTCTTGTAAAATGTAAAATATATGTTGGTGGTGATAATGTTCAATCATTAGATGAAGATGAATATTATTATCGTGAACTATTTAATTGTTCAGTTTATCATGAAGATCAATTAATTGGAAAAGTAGTAGATGTTGTTAATTATGGCGCAAGTGATATACTTATTATTCAAGATGAAAAAAATAAAGAGGTTATGATTCCTTTTGTTAATGATTTTATCCTTGAAGTTGACACAGAAAAAAGAAAAATACAAATTGAAGTTATAGAAGGTTTATTACATCATGAGGATTGA
- the trmD gene encoding tRNA (guanosine(37)-N1)-methyltransferase TrmD, with product MRIDILTLFPELIQSVIKESIIGRAIDTKKIDINVINFRDYSNNKHNKVDDYPFGGGAGMLLGIQPIYDALQAIEKKNKTKVLLTSPQGTTFNQLKAEALSEEEHLIIICGHYEGIDDRVREYLVDEEISVGDYVLTGGELAALIIVDAVSRLIPNVLNEASHQDDSFSTRLLEYPQFTRPASFKGMNVPDVLLSGNHRLIKNYRLKESLRNTYLKRPDLLNKYSLNKEEKRLLEEIVVEESEKSKK from the coding sequence ATGAGGATTGATATATTAACCTTATTTCCAGAATTGATACAATCTGTGATTAAAGAATCAATTATTGGTCGGGCGATAGACACAAAAAAAATTGACATAAATGTCATTAATTTCCGTGATTACTCAAATAATAAACATAATAAGGTTGATGATTATCCCTTCGGTGGTGGCGCTGGGATGCTTTTAGGTATTCAACCGATTTATGATGCTTTACAAGCGATTGAAAAGAAAAATAAAACAAAAGTTTTATTAACCAGTCCACAAGGAACTACATTCAATCAACTAAAAGCAGAAGCATTAAGTGAGGAAGAACATCTTATTATCATTTGTGGTCATTATGAAGGAATTGATGATCGTGTAAGGGAATATTTAGTTGACGAAGAAATATCAGTTGGAGATTATGTTTTAACAGGTGGTGAACTTGCTGCTTTAATTATTGTAGATGCTGTAAGTCGTTTAATACCAAATGTATTAAATGAAGCTTCTCATCAAGATGATTCTTTTTCTACTCGATTATTGGAATATCCGCAGTTTACAAGACCAGCTAGTTTTAAAGGAATGAATGTGCCTGATGTATTACTTTCTGGTAATCATCGATTGATTAAAAACTATCGATTAAAAGAATCACTAAGAAATACATATTTAAAAAGACCGGATTTACTTAATAAATATTCATTAAATAAAGAAGAAAAAAGACTTTTAGAAGAAATTGTTGTTGAAGAAAGTGAAAAAAGCAAAAAGTAG
- the rplS gene encoding 50S ribosomal protein L19 produces the protein MSQQLLNEITKDYMKNDIPKFRAGDNVKVYLRIKEGERERIQVFVGLVISRSGGGISEMFTVRKISYGVGVERTFPLHSPFIERIEVTRRGKVRRAKLFYIRHLSAKAARIKELR, from the coding sequence ATGAGCCAACAATTATTGAATGAAATTACAAAGGATTATATGAAAAATGATATTCCTAAGTTTCGCGCTGGAGATAACGTAAAAGTTTACTTACGAATTAAAGAGGGTGAACGTGAACGTATCCAGGTGTTCGTAGGATTAGTAATTTCTCGAAGTGGTGGAGGTATTAGTGAAATGTTCACTGTACGTAAAATCTCTTATGGAGTTGGTGTAGAACGTACGTTCCCACTTCATTCACCATTTATTGAAAGAATTGAAGTTACACGTCGTGGTAAAGTACGTAGAGCTAAATTATTCTACATCCGTCACTTATCAGCTAAGGCTGCTCGTATTAAAGAGCTTAGATAG
- the lepB gene encoding signal peptidase I, whose translation MLENNEKEIDTFKIVDTTEKAEVEIDDNESNNENKNPKKDNVFKELLNYVILIAVAFGLAQVIHRYIFTPVTVVGPSMMTKIHDDDRIFLSRLGKIERFDVVVFNVPTSKDPYIKRVIGLPGDDVKMVDYKLYINGNLVEEPYLNPDPIYTGIDHAYSEHVSFTLETICRITNTNCNVDGHIEIPKGYYLVLGDNRNNSTDSRMIGLISEDRVIGKAKFIFYPFNRFGKTFE comes from the coding sequence ATGTTAGAAAATAATGAGAAAGAAATCGATACCTTTAAAATAGTTGATACGACTGAAAAAGCAGAAGTCGAGATAGATGATAATGAATCAAATAATGAAAATAAAAACCCCAAAAAAGATAATGTATTTAAGGAATTACTAAATTATGTTATCTTAATAGCGGTAGCGTTTGGTTTAGCGCAAGTTATTCATCGCTACATTTTTACACCTGTTACAGTCGTTGGTCCATCGATGATGACCAAGATTCATGATGATGACAGAATATTTTTATCACGCTTAGGGAAAATAGAACGTTTTGATGTGGTGGTATTTAATGTCCCAACTAGTAAAGATCCTTATATAAAACGCGTGATTGGTTTACCGGGTGATGATGTAAAGATGGTAGATTATAAATTGTACATCAATGGTAATTTAGTTGAGGAACCTTATTTAAATCCAGATCCAATTTATACAGGTATTGACCATGCATATAGTGAACATGTTAGTTTTACATTAGAAACTATTTGTCGTATTACAAATACTAATTGTAATGTTGATGGCCATATTGAAATCCCTAAGGGTTATTACTTAGTATTAGGGGATAATAGAAACAATAGTACTGATAGTCGGATGATTGGTTTGATTTCTGAAGATAGAGTCATTGGGAAAGCAAAATTTATATTCTATCCCTTTAATCGATTTGGAAAAACATTTGAGTAG
- the ylqF gene encoding ribosome biogenesis GTPase YlqF, with translation MVIQWFPGHMSKALRQVEEKLKYVDIILELRDCRIPFSSRNPKIETIIKNKPRLILLNKANMADRKKTNEWIAYYKEKQLTALAIDSISSYHMDQIIPYAKDVLKDQLRREKEKGLKARPVKAMIIGIPNVGKSTLINTLAKRKVAQTGDRPGVTKNLQWINVKNEMMLLDTPGVLWPKFEDQTVGLRLAVTGAIKDKILPLDDVAIYALDFLKTNYPQQLKERYKLDELSDNNLEIMEKIGRNRGCLLPGNRVNYDKVIDLILYEIRNEMLGKLTLEIPSEIE, from the coding sequence ATGGTTATACAATGGTTTCCTGGTCATATGTCAAAAGCTTTAAGACAAGTAGAAGAAAAGTTAAAATATGTTGATATTATATTAGAATTACGTGATTGCAGAATCCCTTTTTCTTCTAGAAACCCTAAGATTGAAACAATTATTAAAAATAAACCACGGTTAATTTTATTAAATAAAGCTAATATGGCTGATAGAAAAAAAACAAATGAGTGGATTGCATATTATAAAGAAAAACAATTGACTGCACTCGCTATCGATTCCATTTCCAGTTATCATATGGATCAAATTATTCCCTACGCTAAAGATGTGTTAAAAGATCAGTTAAGAAGAGAAAAAGAAAAAGGGTTAAAAGCTCGTCCTGTTAAAGCAATGATTATCGGTATACCAAATGTTGGTAAATCAACCCTTATTAATACATTAGCCAAAAGAAAAGTAGCTCAAACAGGTGATAGACCAGGTGTAACAAAGAACTTACAATGGATTAATGTCAAAAACGAAATGATGCTTTTAGATACACCAGGTGTTTTATGGCCAAAGTTTGAAGATCAAACCGTTGGATTACGATTAGCTGTAACCGGTGCGATAAAAGATAAAATTTTACCATTAGATGATGTTGCTATTTATGCCTTGGACTTTTTAAAAACAAATTACCCACAACAACTAAAAGAACGTTATAAACTTGATGAATTAAGTGATAATAATCTTGAGATAATGGAAAAAATAGGTCGTAATAGAGGTTGTCTATTACCAGGCAATCGTGTCAATTATGATAAAGTAATAGATCTTATTTTATATGAAATTAGAAATGAAATGTTAGGGAAATTAACCCTTGAGATTCCAAGTGAAATAGAATAA
- a CDS encoding DUF1700 domain-containing protein, whose product MNKEKYIIELRKRLSLLDPKEVEDIVVEYLDYIKQKQNEEISEGLALEQLGNVNDLAKKILKSYKISDRYINLFIGKEKVIDEINDFVEKLADVSTTVYSKIEESVSEFAKTTGHFAKNVFKETRKFGEEKINEVKNIIKNTNKTNETTTESDDTDDTDYEIIE is encoded by the coding sequence ATGAATAAAGAGAAATATATTATTGAATTACGAAAAAGATTATCTCTTTTAGATCCTAAAGAAGTTGAAGATATTGTTGTTGAATATTTAGATTATATTAAACAAAAACAAAATGAAGAAATATCAGAAGGATTAGCACTAGAACAATTAGGGAATGTTAATGATCTAGCGAAAAAGATATTAAAAAGCTATAAAATTTCTGATAGGTATATTAATCTTTTTATTGGCAAAGAAAAAGTTATCGATGAAATAAATGATTTTGTTGAAAAATTAGCTGATGTGTCAACTACTGTATATAGTAAAATTGAAGAATCTGTTTCAGAATTTGCCAAAACTACAGGACATTTCGCCAAAAATGTGTTTAAAGAAACTAGAAAATTCGGTGAAGAAAAAATTAATGAAGTCAAAAATATCATTAAAAATACCAATAAAACAAATGAGACCACAACTGAATCTGATGATACTGATGATACTGATTATGAAATAATAGAATAA
- a CDS encoding helix-turn-helix transcriptional regulator gives MNKEFKLSILEMTILLLTAQGEIYGYDIAQNIYNLLSLEEGITYPVVKKLTNEGLLQVNNEIIENLGTRKFYHITKDGIIKLKKDTSIYLDISDKIYQLMKGLELNE, from the coding sequence ATGAATAAAGAATTCAAATTAAGTATTCTTGAAATGACCATTTTATTACTCACCGCTCAAGGTGAAATATATGGTTATGACATAGCACAAAACATATATAATTTATTATCTTTAGAAGAAGGAATTACTTATCCAGTAGTAAAAAAATTGACAAATGAAGGTTTATTACAAGTAAATAACGAAATAATTGAAAATTTAGGCACAAGAAAGTTTTATCATATCACAAAAGATGGTATAATAAAATTAAAGAAGGATACTTCTATTTATCTAGATATTTCGGATAAAATTTATCAATTAATGAAAGGACTTGAGTTAAATGAATAA
- a CDS encoding ribonuclease HII — MIQENDLTLNKLIEEILQNSDDSKNEKEYLQYSKYIDMSAFENDLINRKVKVIAGIDEAGRGPLAGPVVASSVVLPNGFYLPGLNDSKKLSAKKRDYYYDEIINNAISYGVGIVDVSDIDKFNIYNSTKIAMIKSILNLSVKPKHLLIDAMKLEIDIPQTSIIKGDQKSISIAAASVIAKVTRDRLMQDLDKEYPGYNFKKNKGYGTKEHLNALKKYGVTPIHRKSFEPIKSMIKNETNLFNC; from the coding sequence ATGATTCAGGAAAATGACTTAACATTAAATAAATTAATAGAAGAAATATTACAGAATAGTGATGATTCAAAAAACGAAAAAGAATATCTTCAATATAGTAAATACATCGATATGAGCGCATTTGAAAATGACTTAATTAATCGAAAAGTGAAAGTAATTGCTGGTATTGATGAAGCGGGTCGTGGACCGCTTGCAGGACCTGTTGTAGCTAGTAGTGTTGTTCTACCAAATGGGTTTTATTTACCAGGCTTAAATGATTCAAAAAAATTATCAGCTAAAAAAAGAGATTACTACTACGATGAAATTATAAACAATGCTATTAGTTATGGTGTTGGAATTGTTGATGTAAGTGATATAGATAAATTTAATATTTACAATAGCACAAAAATAGCGATGATTAAATCAATATTAAACCTTTCAGTTAAACCAAAACATTTATTAATTGATGCGATGAAGTTAGAAATTGATATTCCTCAAACGAGTATTATTAAAGGAGATCAAAAAAGTATTTCGATTGCTGCTGCAAGTGTTATTGCGAAAGTTACCCGTGATCGGCTCATGCAAGATTTAGATAAAGAATATCCAGGTTATAATTTTAAAAAAAATAAAGGTTATGGAACGAAAGAACATTTAAATGCCTTAAAAAAATATGGTGTAACACCAATACACCGTAAATCATTTGAACCGATAAAATCGATGATAAAAAATGAAACAAATTTATTTAATTGTTAA
- the dprA gene encoding DNA-processing protein DprA has protein sequence MSDVKDILLKLHYLDLEINEIYQILKKMYLSKKIEDSILKKVLQKRYLQYKQLNSECIKNDLFYHNIEYVTILDRSYPKKLENIFMPPLILFYQGDLSLLNTNVLAVIGSRKYSSYGEKVTKTIVPQLVKHQIHIISGLAYGIDSIAHNSCIEANGKTIAILGSGIKQVYPKSHQGLAKEIGKNHLLISEYSPNAIATKTHFPFRNRIVSGLSDGVLVIEAKEKSGTLITCDYALDQGKDIFVIPNHIFDENSVGTNNLIKQGANLVTNIFDILENIK, from the coding sequence ATGAGTGATGTGAAAGATATTCTACTCAAACTTCATTATTTAGATTTAGAAATTAATGAAATCTATCAAATTTTAAAAAAAATGTATTTATCGAAAAAAATTGAAGATTCTATTTTAAAGAAAGTACTTCAGAAAAGGTATCTTCAATATAAACAATTAAACAGTGAATGTATTAAAAATGATTTGTTTTATCATAATATTGAATATGTAACAATATTAGATAGAAGTTATCCCAAAAAATTAGAAAATATCTTTATGCCGCCCTTAATTTTATTTTATCAAGGAGATTTATCTTTATTAAATACGAATGTTTTAGCGGTTATTGGTTCTAGAAAATATTCATCCTATGGTGAAAAAGTTACAAAGACAATTGTACCACAACTAGTAAAACATCAAATTCATATTATTAGCGGGTTAGCATATGGTATTGATAGTATTGCTCACAATAGCTGTATTGAGGCAAATGGTAAAACAATTGCGATTTTAGGGTCGGGGATTAAACAAGTGTATCCTAAATCACATCAAGGTTTAGCTAAGGAAATAGGGAAAAATCATTTATTGATAAGTGAATATTCGCCTAATGCGATAGCGACTAAGACGCATTTTCCGTTTAGAAATCGAATTGTGAGTGGTTTATCAGATGGTGTACTTGTTATTGAAGCAAAAGAAAAAAGTGGAACTTTGATTACTTGTGATTATGCTTTAGACCAAGGGAAAGATATATTTGTTATTCCAAACCACATTTTTGATGAAAATAGTGTTGGTACAAACAACTTAATTAAGCAAGGTGCGAATCTTGTCACAAATATTTTTGATATTTTAGAAAATATTAAGTAA
- the topA gene encoding type I DNA topoisomerase: MRKKLVIVESPAKANTIEKYLGESYTVLSSVGHIRDLAKSGPGGLGVDVENEFKPKYTVIKGKKKVITQLKKAVKDVDEIFLATDPDREGEAISWHLFDVLNLDEENDKKVYRVVFNEITKNAIIKAIENPRQINYDLVKSQESRRILDRIIGFKLSKLLQSKIKSKSAGRVQSVALKLIVDREKEIQSFVSEEYHTIDAVFEKDNQSFDGNLYAKDNENIKIASNEEAQAILEALDEDYIVTSVVKKKKSKNPKQPFITSTLQQEASNKLNFNAKRTMSLAQKLYEGIEINGNPVGLITYMRSDSVRYSKEFISDTKNYITSTYGSDYSVSEPKFKKNKNAQDAHEAIRPTVINRTPASIKKYLTPDLFKIYKLIYLRSLASLMKPAMLNQTTVIISNHGYQFKSTGQELVFDGYLKVYKEYEDTKNNILPSLEKDELVNLIEINDNQHFTQPPSRFTEAKLIKEMEELGIGRPSTYAQTMETLKARNYVTAQDKRFTPTEQGVITSDKLQEYFNKIINVTYTKDMEENLDDIAQGEKIWHEELKQFYDFFIPMLEYANEKMEKLPPKYIDEFCPQCGKQLLIRNGRYGQFIGCSGYPECKYIKKENEEENNLISLDIECPKCHKGNFVERITKKGRYKGKKFYACSNYPKCKNIVVNMPIDETCPKCGNILTNNGEAIICENKECDYKRDLD; encoded by the coding sequence ATGAGGAAGAAATTAGTAATTGTTGAATCGCCAGCGAAGGCAAATACAATCGAAAAATACTTAGGTGAATCCTATACTGTTTTATCAAGTGTTGGTCATATACGTGATTTAGCGAAATCAGGACCTGGTGGATTGGGTGTCGATGTTGAGAATGAATTCAAACCTAAATATACCGTTATTAAGGGCAAAAAAAAGGTTATTACACAATTAAAGAAAGCAGTAAAAGATGTGGACGAAATCTTTTTAGCGACCGACCCCGACCGCGAAGGAGAAGCAATCAGTTGGCATTTATTTGATGTTTTAAATTTAGATGAAGAAAATGATAAAAAAGTTTATCGAGTGGTTTTTAATGAGATTACAAAAAATGCGATTATTAAAGCGATTGAAAACCCTCGTCAAATTAATTATGACTTAGTTAAGTCACAAGAGTCACGAAGAATATTAGACCGTATTATTGGTTTTAAATTATCTAAACTACTTCAATCTAAGATTAAATCAAAATCAGCAGGACGTGTTCAATCGGTTGCCCTAAAGTTAATTGTCGATAGAGAAAAAGAAATTCAAAGTTTTGTGTCAGAAGAATATCACACAATTGATGCTGTTTTTGAAAAAGATAACCAATCATTTGATGGAAATTTATATGCTAAAGATAATGAAAATATTAAAATAGCTTCAAATGAAGAGGCACAAGCAATTTTAGAAGCTTTAGATGAAGATTATATCGTAACAAGTGTTGTAAAGAAAAAGAAATCAAAGAATCCAAAACAACCTTTTATAACGTCTACACTTCAACAAGAAGCATCAAATAAATTAAATTTTAATGCGAAGAGAACAATGAGTTTAGCACAGAAACTATATGAAGGAATTGAAATCAATGGAAATCCAGTTGGTTTGATTACATATATGCGTTCTGATTCAGTACGCTATTCAAAAGAATTTATTAGTGACACTAAAAACTATATTACAAGTACTTATGGAAGTGATTACTCCGTTAGTGAACCGAAATTTAAGAAAAATAAAAATGCTCAAGATGCGCATGAAGCGATTCGGCCAACCGTTATTAATAGAACACCTGCATCTATTAAAAAGTATTTAACTCCTGATTTATTTAAAATATACAAATTAATCTATTTAAGATCCTTAGCCTCATTGATGAAACCAGCCATGTTAAATCAAACAACAGTGATTATTAGTAATCATGGTTATCAATTTAAGTCAACTGGTCAAGAACTAGTATTTGATGGTTACTTAAAAGTATATAAAGAATATGAAGATACAAAAAATAATATATTACCAAGTTTAGAAAAAGATGAGTTAGTTAATTTAATTGAAATTAATGATAATCAACACTTTACTCAACCTCCAAGTCGTTTTACAGAAGCGAAATTAATTAAAGAGATGGAGGAACTTGGAATAGGAAGACCATCAACCTATGCCCAAACAATGGAAACATTAAAAGCTCGCAATTATGTCACTGCTCAAGATAAGAGATTTACTCCGACGGAACAAGGTGTCATTACAAGTGACAAACTTCAAGAATATTTCAATAAAATTATTAATGTAACTTACACAAAAGACATGGAAGAAAATCTTGATGATATTGCACAAGGTGAAAAAATCTGGCATGAGGAATTAAAACAATTTTATGATTTCTTTATACCAATGTTAGAATATGCCAATGAAAAAATGGAGAAACTACCACCAAAATATATTGATGAATTTTGCCCACAATGTGGGAAACAACTGCTTATCCGTAATGGAAGATATGGTCAATTTATTGGATGTAGTGGTTATCCTGAGTGTAAATATATTAAAAAAGAGAATGAAGAAGAAAATAATCTTATCTCCTTAGATATTGAATGTCCAAAATGTCATAAGGGTAATTTTGTGGAAAGAATAACCAAAAAAGGTAGATATAAAGGCAAAAAGTTTTACGCTTGTAGCAATTATCCAAAATGTAAAAATATCGTGGTTAATATGCCAATAGATGAAACTTGTCCAAAATGTGGTAATATTCTAACAAATAATGGTGAAGCTATTATTTGTGAAAATAAAGAATGTGATTATAAAAGAGATTTAGATTAA
- a CDS encoding DEAD/DEAH box helicase, which yields MKKEINASVHDIVDYVYAQGDIISVMAQKNNMRDGTLIHLDVQKQYQCDKEVYVKIESEFDDYHFHIQGRIDLLEKQGDTYHLIEIKSTHTFDNLEEDTYLAHFAQAKFYGYMLFHHFNLDKDLELAISVMYVNKYTYEKKFFTKNYTFVMLETFFNHTLNEFLKFQKILNHYHEMKLDSIKTLTFPFDNYRHGQRELIDKVSEVITEKKNLFVCAPTGIGKSLGTIYPAIQSIHKKDNKIFYLTSKSMIKDVARNAINLMRKNSNLKLKSLVITAKEKICLNDCVRCNPQDCIYAKDFYSRINEAVFDIFQNEDDFNLESIVSYAKNHKVCPFEYQLTLALFSDLIICDYNYVFDVRVYLRRFFDFDTSNFLFLIDEAHNMYDRVCGMFTASVNFKIIHEILDLVGEEKEIIKSSQAIITKLKQYQNHLKASHKKTMKFLDLDEVLLNDLSSLLSKLEKYFDKARDNEIEIDEDLLNCYFDLNNFLKISEFYNDDFMVWIRSSYETCDYQITCLNPRDLIKLRTDSVLATIFFSATLHPIDYYLSLLGGDQFSEQLILETPFKQENLQLYINNHISTKYNQRDDTKYQIAYQIQSLIENGGKYMIYFSSYQYLELVYDIFIKINEFDAVILKQNRHMTEYEKTIFLEQFDESQKNIVGFAVLGGIFAEGIDLKGEKLNGVGVIGVGLPMFDDFRNELKNYFNEVYQKGYQYAYMYPGFNKILQAVGRVIRDENDKGIALLIDSRYLNYEYVKLFPKHWSHYQKLDW from the coding sequence TTGAAAAAAGAAATAAATGCATCTGTTCATGATATTGTTGATTATGTTTATGCTCAAGGTGATATTATTTCTGTCATGGCACAAAAAAATAATATGCGTGATGGAACTTTAATTCATCTTGATGTTCAAAAACAATATCAATGTGATAAAGAAGTTTATGTAAAAATTGAAAGTGAGTTTGATGATTACCACTTTCATATACAAGGTCGTATCGATTTATTAGAAAAACAAGGGGATACTTATCATCTGATAGAAATTAAAAGCACACATACATTTGATAATTTAGAGGAAGATACGTATTTGGCGCATTTTGCTCAAGCTAAATTTTATGGATATATGCTTTTTCATCATTTTAATTTAGATAAAGACTTAGAACTTGCTATTTCAGTGATGTATGTCAATAAATATACCTATGAAAAAAAGTTTTTTACAAAAAATTATACTTTTGTTATGCTTGAAACTTTTTTTAATCATACCCTTAATGAATTTTTAAAATTTCAAAAAATACTAAATCATTATCATGAGATGAAACTAGATAGTATAAAAACATTAACATTTCCTTTTGATAATTATCGGCATGGGCAGCGTGAATTAATTGATAAAGTCAGTGAAGTCATCACTGAAAAGAAAAACTTATTTGTCTGTGCACCAACAGGAATTGGAAAAAGTCTAGGTACTATCTATCCTGCTATTCAATCAATCCATAAAAAAGATAATAAAATCTTTTATTTAACTTCAAAATCAATGATTAAAGATGTCGCAAGAAATGCGATTAATTTAATGCGAAAAAATAGTAACTTAAAATTAAAATCGCTTGTCATAACAGCTAAAGAGAAGATTTGTTTGAATGATTGTGTGAGATGTAATCCACAAGATTGTATTTATGCAAAAGATTTTTATAGTCGTATTAATGAGGCAGTTTTTGATATATTTCAAAATGAAGATGATTTTAATCTAGAAAGTATTGTTTCCTATGCCAAAAATCATAAAGTATGTCCTTTTGAATATCAACTGACACTTGCTTTATTTTCTGATTTAATCATTTGTGATTATAATTATGTTTTTGATGTTAGAGTTTACTTACGTCGATTTTTTGATTTTGATACAAGCAATTTTTTATTTTTAATTGATGAAGCACATAATATGTATGATCGAGTTTGTGGCATGTTTACTGCTAGTGTTAATTTTAAGATTATTCATGAGATATTAGATCTTGTAGGTGAAGAAAAAGAAATCATTAAGTCATCACAAGCCATTATCACTAAACTTAAACAATATCAAAATCATCTAAAAGCTTCCCATAAGAAAACCATGAAATTTCTTGATTTAGATGAGGTTTTATTAAATGATCTTTCTTCATTATTAAGTAAATTAGAAAAATACTTTGATAAAGCACGTGATAATGAAATTGAGATTGATGAAGATTTATTAAATTGTTATTTTGATTTGAATAACTTTTTAAAAATTTCTGAATTTTATAATGATGATTTTATGGTTTGGATTCGTAGTTCTTATGAAACATGTGATTATCAAATCACCTGTTTGAATCCACGAGATTTAATTAAATTACGAACTGATTCTGTTTTGGCAACCATCTTTTTTTCTGCTACATTACACCCAATTGATTATTACTTATCCTTATTAGGTGGCGACCAATTCAGTGAACAACTGATATTAGAAACGCCATTTAAACAAGAAAACTTACAACTTTATATTAATAATCATATATCAACCAAATATAATCAACGAGATGATACAAAATATCAAATTGCTTATCAAATACAATCGTTGATAGAAAATGGTGGAAAATATATGATTTATTTTTCGAGTTACCAATATTTAGAACTTGTATATGATATCTTTATCAAAATCAATGAATTTGATGCGGTTATATTAAAACAAAACCGGCATATGACTGAATATGAAAAAACAATATTTCTAGAACAATTTGATGAGAGTCAAAAAAATATCGTTGGTTTTGCAGTATTAGGTGGTATTTTTGCTGAAGGTATTGATTTAAAAGGAGAAAAATTAAATGGTGTTGGTGTCATAGGAGTTGGTTTACCAATGTTTGATGATTTTCGTAATGAGTTAAAAAATTACTTTAATGAAGTTTATCAAAAAGGTTATCAATATGCTTATATGTATCCAGGATTTAATAAAATATTACAAGCAGTTGGACGTGTGATACGTGATGAAAATGATAAGGGGATTGCCCTTTTAATCGATAGTCGATACTTAAATTATGAATATGTAAAATTGTTTCCTAAACATTGGTCTCATTATCAAAAATTAGATTGGTAA